A stretch of the Streptomyces sp. WMMB303 genome encodes the following:
- a CDS encoding DUF5719 family protein: MNRTVLSVGAVTVALAAVTGVAALTAPGEAASSAESLGTAARKPVERSTLVCPSPSTSDVAETTYEAFTPKGGPGKKGGAALYPAERADPEDPADGKDGKGDKDDKGSEEGAGGEETAEKEKGNGKPFLSLSSPGTPVAAETDDPEAPALTGTADGPFAPGWTVQQTTTVAAGAGRGLQGTSCSVPDTSFWFPGASTAEGRQDYVHLTNPDSTPAVVDLELYGKEGEEKAEQAGQGSGEGITVPPHATVPVLLSTLTPEPVTNVTLHVVARSGRVGAQVQSSDRKLGGDWLAPAADPGPGQVLPGIPEDATAVRLSVLAPGGADADLKVQLAGKSGRISPAGHESLHVKAGMVTTVDLKGLIKGEAGSLVLSPAEDGEDAPDVVAAARVLRGKGSKQETAFVPATVPVQKRATAAGNTARGTTLALAAPEGGAKVRVTASPGSGGGSAKSTTVTLKAHTTKAFTPPRPADGKGGYAVTVERLSGGPVYASRTLEREQSGVSGFTVQTLPDDRSTVAVPESAQDLSVLNDD, from the coding sequence GTGAACCGCACAGTCCTCAGCGTCGGAGCGGTCACCGTCGCGCTCGCCGCCGTGACCGGCGTCGCCGCGCTCACCGCCCCCGGAGAGGCGGCGAGCAGCGCCGAGAGCCTCGGGACGGCGGCCCGCAAGCCGGTGGAGCGCTCGACGCTGGTCTGCCCGTCACCGAGCACGTCCGATGTCGCGGAGACCACCTACGAGGCGTTCACACCCAAGGGCGGCCCCGGCAAGAAAGGCGGCGCGGCCCTGTACCCGGCCGAGCGCGCCGACCCGGAGGACCCGGCTGACGGCAAGGACGGCAAGGGCGACAAGGACGACAAGGGCTCCGAGGAGGGTGCGGGAGGCGAGGAGACCGCAGAGAAGGAGAAGGGGAACGGCAAGCCCTTCCTCTCCCTCAGCAGCCCAGGCACCCCGGTCGCGGCCGAGACGGACGACCCCGAGGCTCCCGCGCTGACCGGCACCGCCGACGGTCCTTTCGCGCCGGGCTGGACGGTGCAGCAGACGACGACCGTCGCCGCCGGAGCGGGGCGCGGTCTGCAGGGCACGTCCTGCTCGGTGCCGGACACCTCGTTCTGGTTCCCGGGCGCCAGTACGGCCGAGGGCCGGCAGGACTACGTCCACCTCACCAACCCGGACAGCACCCCCGCGGTCGTCGACCTGGAGCTGTACGGCAAGGAAGGCGAGGAGAAGGCGGAGCAGGCCGGACAGGGCAGCGGCGAGGGGATCACCGTCCCGCCGCACGCCACGGTTCCCGTACTGCTGTCCACTCTGACCCCCGAACCGGTCACCAACGTGACGCTGCACGTGGTCGCGCGGTCCGGCCGGGTGGGTGCCCAGGTCCAGTCCTCGGACCGCAAGCTGGGCGGTGACTGGCTGGCGCCCGCCGCCGACCCCGGGCCCGGTCAAGTACTGCCGGGCATCCCCGAGGACGCGACGGCCGTCCGGCTCTCGGTGCTCGCCCCCGGCGGCGCGGACGCGGACCTGAAGGTGCAGCTCGCGGGCAAGTCCGGGCGGATCAGCCCGGCCGGGCACGAGTCCCTGCACGTGAAGGCGGGCATGGTCACCACCGTCGACCTCAAGGGCCTGATCAAGGGCGAGGCCGGGTCGCTGGTGCTCTCCCCGGCCGAGGACGGCGAGGACGCCCCCGATGTGGTGGCGGCGGCGCGGGTGCTGCGCGGCAAGGGGAGCAAGCAGGAGACGGCGTTCGTCCCGGCGACGGTGCCGGTGCAGAAGCGGGCCACCGCCGCAGGCAACACCGCGCGCGGGACCACGCTGGCGCTCGCCGCCCCGGAGGGCGGCGCGAAGGTCCGGGTGACCGCGTCGCCCGGCAGCGGCGGCGGCAGCGCCAAGAGCACCACCGTGACGCTCAAGGCGCACACCACCAAGGCGTTCACCCCGCCCCGTCCCGCGGACGGCAAGGGCGGATACGCGGTGACGGTGGAGCGCCTCTCGGGCGGCCCGGTCTACGCCTCCCGCACGCTGGAGCGCGAGCAGTCCGGCGTTTCCGGATTCACGGTCCAGACACTCCCGGACGACCGGAGCACGGTCGCCGTACCCGAGTCGGCCCAGGACCTGTCGGTGCTCAACGACGACTGA
- a CDS encoding metallopeptidase family protein, translating into MDSPVPPRRADSRPRRRDRHGRGMRGPVAPPQVPLAISRAEAFDDLVRDSVTRLERHWPQLAGVEFAVQEVPRSDNGEVREGDDAVPLGRVTEGSGEHPDRVIVFRRPVEIRSRSRDERALLVHEVVVEQVAELLGLEPESVDPRYGQD; encoded by the coding sequence ATGGACAGCCCCGTACCGCCGCGCCGGGCGGACTCCCGACCGCGCCGCCGAGACCGCCACGGCCGCGGCATGCGCGGCCCCGTCGCCCCTCCCCAAGTACCGCTCGCCATCAGCCGGGCAGAGGCGTTCGACGACCTGGTGCGCGACTCGGTGACCCGCCTGGAGCGGCACTGGCCGCAACTGGCGGGCGTCGAGTTCGCCGTCCAGGAGGTGCCGCGGTCGGACAACGGGGAGGTGCGCGAGGGCGACGACGCCGTGCCGCTGGGCCGGGTCACCGAGGGCAGTGGCGAGCACCCGGACCGCGTGATCGTCTTCCGGCGCCCGGTGGAGATCCGCAGTCGGAGCAGGGACGAGCGGGCCCTTCTGGTGCACGAGGTGGTGGTCGAGCAGGTGGCCGAACTGCTGGGCCTGGAACCCGAGTCGGTGGACCCCCGCTACGGTCAGGACTAG